Proteins encoded in a region of the Enterococcus gilvus ATCC BAA-350 genome:
- a CDS encoding thiamine pyrophosphate-dependent enzyme has translation MDGGSHEVWMGSYLNIYRPKHFLMSDGEQTLGVGLPWSISASLLRPNEKILSSGGDGSFMFSSQELATVAHYKLNVLQIIWVDKEYNMVEFQQELDYGGQKEGVDIDYIGYKEMAESYGIKSLRVHSKKALDSALVNAYGSTEPMVIEVIEDNHENIHLRDKIDLV, from the coding sequence ATGGATGGTGGCAGTCATGAAGTATGGATGGGCTCATACCTAAATATTTATCGTCCCAAACATTTTCTAATGTCCGATGGTGAGCAAACTCTAGGTGTTGGTCTTCCATGGTCTATCTCTGCATCTTTACTTCGTCCAAATGAAAAAATATTGTCGTCAGGTGGAGATGGAAGTTTTATGTTCTCCTCCCAAGAATTAGCTACTGTTGCTCATTATAAGCTTAATGTCCTTCAAATTATCTGGGTTGACAAGGAATATAATATGGTTGAATTCCAGCAAGAATTGGATTATGGCGGACAAAAGGAAGGAGTAGATATTGATTATATTGGCTATAAAGAAATGGCCGAAAGCTACGGTATAAAATCACTTCGGGTTCATTCAAAAAAAGCCTTGGATAGTGCTTTGGTCAATGCTTATGGCTCAACCGAACCAATGGTTATTGAGGTAATTGAAGACAACCATGAAAATATCCATTTGCGTGATAAGATTGATTTGGTCTAA
- a CDS encoding winged helix-turn-helix transcriptional regulator gives MTRKIYNCEKGCSVESTLQIISGRWKSVILYHLMYDGESRYNQLQKFIPGITRRMLSLQLKDLENDGLIYRKVINEKPLMVIYGMTNYGNSLNPIIDMLYNWGEDFNHKNAGKLEEECLACY, from the coding sequence TTGACAAGAAAAATATATAACTGTGAAAAAGGCTGCTCTGTAGAATCCACGTTGCAAATTATTTCAGGACGTTGGAAAAGCGTTATTTTGTATCATCTAATGTACGATGGTGAGAGCCGCTATAATCAACTGCAAAAATTTATTCCTGGAATTACTAGAAGAATGCTATCGCTACAATTAAAGGATTTAGAAAATGATGGCTTGATTTATCGGAAAGTGATCAACGAGAAACCTCTGATGGTCATTTATGGGATGACTAACTATGGAAATTCTTTGAATCCAATAATTGACATGCTCTATAATTGGGGAGAAGATTTTAACCATAAAAATGCTGGGAAATTAGAAGAAGAATGCCTTGCTTGCTACTAA
- a CDS encoding YbhB/YbcL family Raf kinase inhibitor-like protein — protein sequence MNNPFLGLQNVPSFDVKSKDIVEKKDLDMKFMSGDFGIKGGEDISPEVSWKGAPSDTKSFVVTLYDPDAPTGSGFWHWAVANIPRSVHELIQDAGNKDNSKLPSGAIQLPNDARAKKYTGAAPPKGHGVHHYFLTVWALDIERVLIPEESTPAFLGFNMFGHVIARGVLKFEVEVK from the coding sequence ATGAATAATCCGTTTTTAGGATTACAGAATGTTCCGTCATTTGACGTAAAAAGTAAAGATATTGTAGAAAAAAAGGATTTAGATATGAAATTTATGTCTGGAGATTTTGGCATAAAAGGTGGAGAGGATATCTCTCCTGAAGTAAGCTGGAAAGGTGCTCCTAGTGATACTAAAAGCTTTGTCGTAACTTTATACGATCCAGATGCCCCGACTGGTTCTGGCTTCTGGCATTGGGCTGTAGCAAATATACCTAGATCTGTTCATGAATTAATACAAGATGCAGGAAATAAAGACAACTCAAAATTACCTTCTGGAGCTATTCAATTACCAAATGACGCTCGTGCCAAGAAATATACAGGTGCTGCTCCCCCTAAAGGACATGGTGTACATCATTACTTTCTGACTGTCTGGGCTTTAGATATTGAAAGGGTGTTGATTCCTGAAGAATCTACGCCAGCTTTTCTAGGGTTCAATATGTTTGGACATGTAATAGCTCGTGGAGTATTAAAATTTGAAGTAGAAGTCAAATAA
- a CDS encoding helix-turn-helix domain-containing protein has product MNKKIYSLLGKNNRKHISIIEILQNEENWITIEKVSEQLKISSRSTQRYIHHLKIIIDNCNQDRDLTIQLHYEKFKGLKLDINDFTTEILKTYILQEDENIKLLLDICTRKSKILSKYAEDNRLSSYAVRSSVLRINSLLKQHKLRISTNDLLIIGEEKRIRFYIYFFLWEITKNEEWPFDYVDENKIYQSIEQIEIDHAIVYSNIQKKRIAYFIAICLIRSRKNFNIKNIDDWDSYLNFSALKNDKEIAREKKKYQLFNENELLFLLVVIQMNFGMYQSSKIKSRILNYHRKYETDIYRATNIVFKEFQKAFFSIPKEYIESFYNFIFCTHLQIATLSDVLIDFDSYDVLETRPIPNELICKIHSFIEKMRGLISSNIFYMNDLLIRRYLLIFLFFERCATYQPQITLGIDCDMPFFIKELFKKKIARHFEGIYNLNIVETKIKSKKSSLIVTDLMEKNSFQENNICIVDYSLKSNDYLMIGKEIEKVLRKNNRK; this is encoded by the coding sequence TTGAACAAAAAAATTTATAGTTTATTAGGGAAGAACAATAGAAAACATATATCTATAATTGAGATACTTCAAAATGAAGAAAATTGGATTACAATCGAAAAGGTAAGCGAACAATTAAAAATAAGTAGTCGAAGCACTCAAAGATATATACACCATCTAAAAATAATTATAGACAATTGTAATCAGGACAGGGATCTAACTATTCAGCTACATTATGAAAAATTTAAGGGACTTAAATTAGATATAAACGATTTCACTACTGAAATATTAAAGACATATATTTTACAAGAAGATGAGAATATTAAACTACTACTCGATATATGCACAAGAAAGTCAAAAATTTTAAGTAAATATGCTGAGGACAATAGACTTAGTAGCTATGCTGTCAGAAGTTCTGTATTAAGAATAAATAGCTTACTTAAACAACATAAATTGAGAATTTCGACAAACGATTTATTAATTATTGGTGAAGAGAAAAGAATACGATTTTATATTTATTTTTTTTTGTGGGAAATCACAAAAAATGAAGAGTGGCCTTTTGATTATGTAGATGAAAACAAAATCTATCAATCAATTGAACAAATTGAGATAGATCATGCAATTGTATATTCTAATATTCAGAAGAAACGTATAGCCTATTTTATCGCTATCTGTTTGATTAGAAGTAGGAAAAACTTTAATATAAAAAACATTGATGATTGGGATTCTTACTTAAATTTTTCTGCCTTAAAAAATGATAAAGAGATTGCTAGGGAAAAGAAAAAATATCAACTATTTAATGAAAATGAGTTATTATTTCTTTTGGTTGTTATACAGATGAATTTTGGCATGTACCAATCATCTAAAATAAAATCTCGTATTTTAAATTATCATAGAAAATATGAAACAGATATTTATAGGGCAACAAATATTGTATTCAAAGAATTTCAAAAAGCATTTTTTTCAATCCCAAAAGAATATATTGAGAGTTTCTATAACTTCATTTTTTGTACACACCTCCAAATTGCAACTCTTTCTGACGTTCTTATAGATTTTGACAGTTACGATGTTTTAGAAACCAGACCTATTCCGAATGAACTAATCTGCAAAATACATTCTTTTATTGAAAAGATGAGAGGGCTTATAAGTAGTAATATTTTTTATATGAATGATCTATTGATAAGAAGATATCTTTTAATTTTTTTATTCTTTGAACGATGTGCAACTTATCAGCCACAAATAACGTTGGGGATAGATTGTGATATGCCTTTTTTCATAAAAGAACTTTTTAAGAAAAAAATTGCAAGACATTTTGAAGGGATTTATAATTTAAACATAGTAGAAACTAAAATTAAATCAAAAAAAAGTAGCTTAATCGTCACAGATCTTATGGAAAAAAATTCGTTTCAGGAAAACAATATTTGTATTGTAGATTATTCATTGAAGTCAAATGATTATTTGATGATTGGTAAAGAAATAGAGAAGGTTCTTAGAAAAAATAATCGTAAATAA
- a CDS encoding IS256 family transposase gives MSMLSKNQIREMIQQYDIKTTDDIKNAFKDMFSEAVQEIMEAELDTHLGYEKNSKEQKDTVNRRNGTSSKTLRSSEYGEVPLAVPRDRNGEFEPTIIKKNQTSLSGLEDQIIAMYTKGLSTRDIQDHFADLYGAEVSPTLISNVTNKILPLVKEWQNRPLEALYPIIFMDAILFKVRHEGRIQSKAAYVVLGVTIEGYKDVLGIWIGESESSKFWLMFLNELKNRGIQDILIAYTDNFKGLSEAIEATFPQTEVQKCIVHQIRNSIRFVGYKDLKAVTSDLKPIYKVPTEELALEALSEFDEKRGKKYPIIPKSWMDNWTELATFFKYPAELRRIIYTTNVIEGFHRQLRKPTKSKSIFPSDESLLKMFYLVTMDVTKKWTMKVQDCGQILSQFVIFFEDRVTDHI, from the coding sequence ATGAGTATGCTCTCAAAAAATCAAATTAGAGAAATGATCCAACAGTACGATATTAAAACGACAGATGACATTAAAAACGCCTTTAAAGATATGTTTAGCGAAGCGGTTCAGGAAATTATGGAAGCCGAATTAGACACACATTTGGGCTATGAAAAGAACTCTAAGGAACAAAAAGACACGGTAAACAGACGTAATGGGACCAGTTCTAAGACCTTACGGTCTTCAGAATATGGAGAAGTCCCACTCGCTGTCCCTCGTGATCGAAATGGTGAATTTGAACCAACCATCATAAAGAAAAATCAAACCTCTTTATCTGGACTGGAAGATCAAATTATTGCTATGTATACCAAAGGATTGAGTACGCGCGATATTCAGGATCATTTTGCTGACTTATACGGTGCTGAAGTGTCACCTACATTGATTTCAAATGTAACCAATAAGATTTTACCTTTGGTAAAAGAATGGCAAAATCGCCCTTTAGAAGCACTCTATCCAATTATTTTTATGGATGCGATTCTTTTTAAAGTACGTCATGAAGGCCGCATTCAATCAAAAGCAGCTTATGTCGTTTTAGGAGTAACGATTGAAGGGTACAAGGATGTTTTAGGTATATGGATTGGAGAATCTGAATCATCAAAATTTTGGCTAATGTTCTTAAATGAATTAAAGAATCGTGGTATCCAAGATATCTTAATCGCTTACACTGACAATTTTAAAGGGCTTAGTGAAGCAATTGAAGCGACATTTCCACAAACAGAAGTTCAAAAATGTATCGTTCATCAAATTCGCAACAGTATTCGCTTTGTTGGCTATAAAGATTTGAAAGCAGTAACCAGTGATTTAAAGCCAATATATAAAGTGCCTACAGAAGAATTGGCACTGGAAGCACTCAGCGAATTTGATGAAAAACGGGGAAAGAAATATCCAATCATTCCCAAAAGTTGGATGGATAATTGGACGGAACTAGCAACATTTTTCAAGTATCCAGCAGAATTACGACGCATTATTTACACAACGAATGTGATTGAGGGCTTTCACCGTCAGCTTCGAAAACCGACAAAATCAAAAAGTATTTTTCCATCGGATGAATCGTTACTAAAAATGTTCTATCTTGTAACGATGGATGTGACAAAAAAATGGACCATGAAGGTCCAAGATTGCGGCCAAATTCTGTCACAATTCGTTATCTTTTTTGAAGACAGAGTCACTGATCACATTTAA
- a CDS encoding L-dopachrome tautomerase-related protein yields the protein MDFPTEKIFGELEQVQAFYDEMPTGVSVSETGRIFINFPEWGDDVKSTVVEIVDGNLVPYPSQEINNFDPVHPEKGFLSVQSIVADGEGTLWVLDTAAPNFEAPIKGGAKLVAIDLDSNEIRSVYTFSKDVVLDSTYLNDVRIDLRRGTEGVAYITDSSITGPGALIVLDLGTGDSFRILDGAHSTAVDPDFIPKVEGELLMNREKDGTTSLWQVAADGIAISPNGKILYFSPLSSRHLYSIETDLIFDKKVEDNDLERFVQDLGEKGASDGMITASDGTIYAGDYENNSIRIIKPDGSMSTLAHDPRILWPDTLSIGPDKYLYFNSNQLQRQVGFHMGIDLREKPYSLFRIYIGKDPAKVK from the coding sequence ATGGATTTTCCAACAGAAAAAATTTTTGGTGAGTTAGAGCAAGTACAAGCTTTTTATGATGAGATGCCCACAGGAGTCAGCGTATCTGAGACTGGACGCATCTTCATTAATTTCCCCGAATGGGGGGACGATGTGAAATCAACCGTTGTCGAAATTGTCGATGGAAACTTGGTTCCTTATCCTAGTCAAGAGATTAACAACTTTGATCCTGTTCACCCAGAAAAAGGGTTTCTGAGTGTTCAAAGTATCGTTGCTGACGGTGAAGGGACTCTGTGGGTGTTAGATACTGCCGCACCTAACTTTGAAGCTCCCATAAAAGGCGGTGCAAAATTAGTAGCCATTGATTTGGATAGTAACGAAATTCGTAGTGTCTATACTTTCTCAAAGGATGTCGTTTTAGACTCTACTTATTTAAATGATGTAAGAATTGACTTGCGCAGAGGAACCGAAGGGGTGGCTTATATTACGGATTCTTCAATAACTGGACCCGGAGCATTGATTGTGTTAGACCTTGGTACAGGCGATTCCTTTCGCATTTTAGACGGAGCGCATTCGACTGCGGTTGACCCAGATTTTATTCCTAAAGTTGAGGGAGAACTCTTAATGAATCGAGAAAAAGATGGCACCACTTCTTTATGGCAAGTAGCTGCTGACGGTATCGCTATCTCTCCAAATGGGAAAATTTTATACTTCAGCCCACTATCAAGCCGTCATTTATATTCTATAGAAACAGATTTAATTTTTGATAAAAAAGTTGAGGATAATGATTTAGAAAGATTTGTTCAGGACTTGGGTGAAAAAGGGGCTTCAGATGGGATGATTACCGCTTCAGACGGGACTATCTATGCCGGTGATTATGAAAACAACAGCATTCGAATCATTAAACCAGATGGTTCTATGTCGACTTTAGCACATGACCCTCGAATTTTATGGCCCGATACTCTATCAATTGGACCGGACAAATATCTATACTTTAATAGTAATCAACTGCAACGTCAGGTTGGATTCCATATGGGAATCGATTTACGAGAAAAACCGTATAGTTTATTCCGCATATATATTGGGAAAGATCCTGCAAAAGTAAAATAA
- a CDS encoding thiamine pyrophosphate-binding protein, which yields MSMNGADLIVDTLIKNGVKYVFQLPGGKLGPLLMALKKREKEITVITVRHEQNAGFMAQGIGRITGKPGVVMTTSGPGALNLVTPLATATSDGDPVLAIAGQVPQDKLLTPYPQNPNISGVMNDSTITKYAKEIQNTDVLADELANAYFSSINGNPGAVFMDVPGNILLGETKKNGLEFSTLTKQLINTIADDTTVVAAVDKIKDAKRPVIIVGARAAGENDAEAIQSFVKKTGIPVVETFEATGLLTREFNKNYVGRVGLFNNLPGDELVYNSDLVITLGLNLVEYWASVWNVDKKTIVDIDTVVDHLDESYIPDILVLGNIAKNLKNIANIIAKIDISDDWKATIRIMQEKLMMKK from the coding sequence ATGAGTATGAATGGTGCAGATTTGATTGTAGACACACTGATAAAGAATGGAGTAAAGTATGTTTTTCAACTACCTGGTGGTAAGTTGGGGCCTTTATTGATGGCCTTGAAGAAGCGTGAGAAAGAGATTACTGTTATTACAGTCAGACATGAACAAAATGCTGGATTTATGGCTCAGGGAATCGGCCGTATTACTGGTAAACCGGGTGTTGTAATGACCACTTCAGGGCCGGGAGCTTTGAACTTGGTCACCCCTTTAGCAACAGCGACTTCTGATGGGGATCCTGTTTTGGCGATTGCCGGACAAGTCCCACAAGATAAATTATTAACCCCATATCCACAAAATCCAAATATTTCTGGTGTCATGAATGATTCAACTATCACTAAATATGCCAAAGAAATCCAAAATACAGATGTTTTAGCGGATGAATTAGCAAACGCTTATTTTTCGAGTATAAATGGAAACCCTGGCGCAGTATTCATGGATGTTCCTGGTAATATTTTGCTGGGAGAAACTAAAAAGAATGGGCTGGAATTCTCAACCTTAACTAAACAATTGATCAATACTATTGCCGATGATACAACAGTCGTAGCGGCCGTCGATAAAATTAAAGATGCCAAGCGTCCGGTAATCATTGTTGGAGCACGTGCTGCTGGTGAAAATGATGCAGAAGCAATCCAATCTTTTGTTAAAAAAACCGGTATTCCAGTTGTTGAAACCTTTGAAGCAACGGGATTGTTGACTCGTGAGTTCAATAAAAATTATGTAGGTAGGGTAGGACTATTCAACAACTTACCTGGTGATGAGTTGGTTTACAATAGTGATTTAGTTATCACTTTAGGTTTGAATCTAGTTGAATATTGGGCTTCTGTATGGAACGTTGACAAAAAAACAATTGTAGACATTGATACGGTCGTTGATCACTTAGATGAATCCTATATTCCAGACATTTTAGTTTTAGGAAACATTGCAAAAAACTTAAAAAACATTGCTAATATTATAGCCAAAATAGATATTTCTGATGATTGGAAAGCGACTATTCGTATAATGCAAGAAAAATTAATGATGAAAAAATAA
- a CDS encoding zinc-binding alcohol dehydrogenase family protein, translating into MLENKFMNAVGFFEGLPIDNHQSFIDEKKIVPKPSPNDLLVKVSAVSVNPVDTKIRQNSIKRNALQVLGFDAVGEVVSMGEKVKKFKIGDRVFYAGTTTRSGSNQEYQLVNEQIVALAPKSLSDEEAAALPLTSLTAYELLFEKFGIIPEKNANKGKNILVINGAGGVGSVLNQLAHWAGLEVYATASPKNFEWLEKYGVDHPIDYHDDLKESLRKLNVQEFNYIAVLFDISSYIEQIKHMVKPFGHVGTIVGVHEPLDISEWKNLSVSFDWEYMFAKTDHEYEIETQGKALEKISKLADEGNIKTSLSKVYSTGINASNIKKATQDVENGHMLGKVVISGEFNGGEFNGGEFNGVVSLGE; encoded by the coding sequence ATGTTAGAAAATAAATTTATGAATGCCGTTGGTTTTTTTGAAGGCTTACCGATTGATAATCATCAAAGTTTCATTGATGAAAAGAAAATAGTGCCCAAACCATCTCCAAATGATTTACTGGTAAAAGTAAGCGCGGTATCTGTTAATCCTGTAGATACTAAGATTCGTCAAAATTCTATCAAGAGAAATGCGCTTCAAGTTTTAGGATTTGATGCAGTCGGTGAAGTGGTCTCGATGGGGGAAAAAGTTAAAAAATTCAAAATTGGCGATCGTGTTTTTTACGCGGGCACTACTACCCGATCGGGTAGTAATCAAGAGTATCAACTAGTGAATGAACAAATTGTGGCGTTAGCTCCAAAGAGTTTATCGGATGAAGAAGCTGCTGCATTACCACTTACATCTTTAACTGCTTACGAGTTGCTTTTTGAAAAATTTGGTATAATTCCAGAAAAAAATGCTAATAAAGGAAAAAATATTTTAGTAATAAATGGTGCTGGTGGTGTGGGATCTGTATTGAATCAATTGGCACATTGGGCTGGCTTAGAAGTTTACGCAACTGCAAGTCCTAAAAATTTCGAGTGGTTAGAAAAGTATGGTGTAGATCACCCTATTGATTACCATGATGATTTAAAAGAAAGTTTAAGAAAGCTAAATGTTCAGGAATTCAATTATATAGCTGTATTATTCGATATCTCAAGTTATATAGAACAAATTAAACATATGGTTAAACCTTTTGGTCATGTGGGAACAATTGTAGGCGTTCATGAACCTCTAGATATAAGTGAATGGAAAAACTTGTCTGTTAGTTTTGATTGGGAATATATGTTTGCCAAAACGGATCATGAATATGAAATAGAGACACAAGGAAAAGCTTTGGAAAAAATTTCAAAATTAGCAGATGAAGGGAATATAAAAACTTCTTTGAGCAAAGTATATTCAACCGGAATTAATGCCTCAAATATTAAAAAAGCAACTCAGGATGTCGAAAACGGTCACATGCTAGGTAAGGTTGTTATCAGTGGAGAATTTAATGGTGGAGAATTTAATGGTGGAGAATTTAATGGTGTAGTATCTCTTGGAGAATGA